A portion of the Kribbella jejuensis genome contains these proteins:
- a CDS encoding nucleotide sugar dehydrogenase — protein sequence MRVSVVALGKIGLPLAVQFAAKGHQVVGVDINEKFVELVNAGQEPFPGEAHLQELLAETVADGRLRATTDYADAIPNSDAVVVVVPLFVDEQTGQPEFGWMENATRSLAQHLTPGTLVSYETTLPVGTTRNRWKPMIEEISGLTEGTDFHLVFSPERVLTGRVFADLRKYPKLVGGLSEEGAKRATAFYEAVLDFDERPDLERANGVWDLGSAEAAELAKLAETTYRDVNIGLANQFARFAGQNGIDVHAVIEASNSQPYSHIHRPGIAVGGHCIPVYPRLYLYTDPDATVVRAAREANAGMPDYTIGLLEGAFGELKGAKVVVLGASYRGGVKETAFSGVFPAVEALKARGAEVFVHDPMYTDEELQGLGFTPYTLGSPVDAAVLQADHAEYAQLGPADLPGVQVLVDGRDRTDPAKWAGVRRIVIGRSVSQ from the coding sequence GTGCGTGTCAGTGTTGTTGCCTTAGGCAAGATCGGACTGCCGTTGGCGGTCCAGTTCGCGGCCAAGGGCCATCAGGTCGTCGGCGTCGACATCAACGAGAAGTTCGTCGAGCTGGTGAACGCCGGCCAGGAGCCGTTCCCGGGTGAGGCCCACCTGCAGGAGCTGCTCGCCGAGACCGTGGCCGACGGCCGCCTGCGGGCGACCACGGACTACGCGGACGCGATCCCGAACAGCGACGCGGTCGTCGTGGTCGTGCCGCTGTTCGTGGACGAGCAGACCGGTCAGCCCGAGTTCGGCTGGATGGAGAACGCGACCCGTTCGCTCGCCCAGCACCTCACCCCGGGCACCCTGGTCAGCTACGAGACCACCCTGCCGGTCGGCACCACCCGGAACCGGTGGAAGCCGATGATCGAGGAGATCTCCGGCCTCACCGAGGGCACCGACTTCCACCTGGTGTTCTCGCCCGAGCGGGTGCTCACCGGCCGCGTCTTCGCGGACCTGCGCAAGTACCCGAAGCTGGTCGGCGGCCTGTCCGAGGAGGGCGCGAAGCGCGCCACCGCGTTCTACGAGGCCGTGCTGGACTTCGACGAGCGTCCGGACCTGGAGCGCGCGAACGGCGTCTGGGACCTGGGCTCGGCCGAGGCGGCGGAGCTGGCGAAGCTGGCCGAGACGACCTACCGGGACGTGAACATCGGCCTGGCGAACCAGTTCGCCCGGTTCGCCGGCCAGAACGGCATCGACGTCCACGCCGTCATCGAGGCGTCGAACTCGCAGCCGTACAGCCACATCCACCGGCCGGGTATCGCGGTCGGCGGGCACTGCATCCCGGTGTACCCGCGGCTGTACCTGTACACCGACCCGGACGCGACCGTGGTCCGTGCCGCCCGCGAGGCGAACGCCGGCATGCCGGACTACACCATCGGCCTGCTCGAGGGCGCGTTCGGTGAGCTCAAGGGCGCCAAGGTCGTCGTGCTCGGCGCGTCGTACCGTGGTGGCGTGAAGGAGACCGCCTTCTCCGGCGTGTTCCCGGCCGTCGAGGCGCTCAAGGCGCGCGGCGCCGAGGTCTTCGTGCACGACCCGATGTACACCGACGAGGAGCTCCAGGGGCTCGGCTTCACGCCGTACACGCTGGGCTCGCCGGTGGACGCGGCGGTGCTGCAGGCCGACCACGCGGAGTACGCGCAGCTCGGCCCGGCGGACCTGCCGGGTGTCCAGGTGCTCGTCGACGGTCGGGACCGGACCGACCCGGCCAAGTGGGCGGGCGTGCGGCGGATCGTGATCGGAAGGTCGGTCAGCCAGTGA
- a CDS encoding glycosyltransferase family 4 protein, with amino-acid sequence MTHADLRVVMMVANDVTNDSRVRKEAAALAETGAEVTVLGVSASGLPSREMLDGALIVRVAVPFALREERKRSRKARRDWRPPLVGYRHRGTYVARSQRIAAELKELKADSGHAIARAKAGQGNPLKFKAGVATRLLRRARWQAAQRATWVRKGVGNKADVPFKFGWRAYDGVLHRLPWPAPWRKLHPEALDLEIAFGDLIDRLEPDVVHAHDMHVIGVATRAAGRAKLRGRDLKVIYDAHEYVAGLSQYGARTRRSIAAWANHEAEYIGAADRVITVSPAIATRLRAEHNLDHEPTVVMNTPNPADVSVEVSDIRSQLGLASDVPLLVYSGGVTRARGIHTAVQALVDLPDVHLAVVCVPGVATDAVRELQAQAVQLEVQDRLHCLDPVKPDEVVAFLRTADIGLIPILRYPSHEMALPNKLFEYAFAGLPVVVSDMPSMKEFVDRTKIGEVFTAADAHGLAAKVRTVLGDLDGYRERVAHPAYQQEVSWAGQKVKLRELYGELTGRELEVVRPGGKIKKTGRHLLVGPVNTAGQGWLWATALEREVPDLKAESLTTGSGAFDFRVHRTGTYRQYRSDLRWQLELTAYALREVTHVLFEAGRPMFGQQRGQMWTTDVPMLDSAGIRHGLVFHGSEIRDPAQHRAQYKYSPFRNPEDELTKRLQAANNLMRQHLEGYRGPVFVTTPDLLQFVDNGIWLPLAVDVEEFASTQPVLEREVPVVLHAPSASALKGSAYVDPVLTELDARGLIKYNRVQGLPHAELAEMVKSADIVVDQFLLGSYGVFACEAMAAGRVTVGHIADPVRDLLPAELPIAEATPDNLAEVIERLVAERDTARKIADAGPSYVRDLHDGRKSVAELLPFLNNELTYEDESD; translated from the coding sequence GTGACGCATGCCGACCTGCGGGTCGTGATGATGGTCGCCAACGACGTCACCAACGACAGCCGGGTCCGCAAAGAGGCCGCAGCCTTGGCCGAGACCGGAGCAGAAGTCACTGTGCTCGGTGTCTCGGCCAGCGGCCTCCCGTCGAGGGAGATGCTCGACGGTGCGCTGATCGTCCGGGTGGCGGTGCCCTTCGCACTGCGTGAGGAACGGAAACGAAGCCGCAAGGCGCGCCGCGACTGGCGGCCGCCTCTGGTCGGTTATCGGCATCGCGGGACCTATGTGGCGCGGAGCCAGCGGATCGCGGCAGAGCTCAAGGAGCTCAAGGCCGACTCCGGGCACGCGATCGCACGGGCCAAGGCGGGTCAGGGGAATCCGCTCAAGTTCAAGGCCGGCGTGGCTACCCGTCTGCTCCGCCGTGCCCGCTGGCAGGCCGCCCAGCGTGCCACCTGGGTCCGCAAGGGCGTCGGCAACAAGGCCGACGTACCGTTCAAGTTCGGCTGGCGCGCGTACGACGGCGTGCTGCACCGGCTGCCGTGGCCGGCGCCCTGGCGCAAGCTGCACCCCGAGGCGCTGGACCTGGAGATCGCGTTCGGCGACCTGATCGACCGGCTCGAGCCGGACGTCGTGCACGCGCACGACATGCACGTGATCGGCGTCGCGACCCGCGCGGCCGGCCGGGCGAAGCTGCGCGGCCGGGACCTGAAGGTCATTTACGACGCGCACGAGTACGTCGCGGGGCTGTCGCAGTACGGCGCCCGTACCCGGCGTTCGATCGCGGCGTGGGCCAACCACGAGGCCGAGTACATCGGTGCAGCGGACCGGGTGATCACCGTCAGCCCGGCGATCGCGACCCGGCTGCGCGCGGAGCACAACCTCGACCACGAGCCGACCGTGGTGATGAACACGCCGAACCCTGCTGACGTGTCGGTCGAGGTGTCCGACATCCGCAGCCAGCTCGGGCTTGCGTCCGACGTACCGCTGCTCGTGTACAGCGGTGGGGTCACGCGGGCGCGGGGCATCCACACCGCCGTACAGGCGCTGGTGGACCTGCCGGACGTGCACCTGGCCGTCGTGTGCGTGCCTGGTGTGGCGACCGACGCGGTCCGCGAGCTGCAGGCGCAGGCCGTACAGCTGGAGGTCCAGGACCGTCTGCACTGCCTGGACCCGGTGAAGCCGGACGAGGTGGTCGCTTTCCTGCGCACTGCTGACATCGGGCTGATCCCGATCCTGCGCTACCCGAGTCACGAGATGGCGCTGCCGAACAAGCTGTTCGAGTACGCCTTCGCCGGGCTGCCGGTGGTCGTCAGCGACATGCCGAGCATGAAGGAGTTCGTCGACCGCACCAAGATCGGCGAGGTCTTCACCGCGGCGGACGCGCACGGGCTCGCGGCCAAGGTCCGTACCGTCCTCGGCGACCTGGACGGCTACCGCGAGCGGGTCGCGCATCCGGCGTACCAGCAAGAGGTGTCCTGGGCCGGGCAGAAGGTCAAGCTGCGTGAGCTGTACGGGGAGCTGACGGGGCGCGAGCTCGAGGTCGTCCGGCCGGGCGGCAAGATCAAGAAGACCGGGCGGCACCTGCTGGTCGGACCGGTGAACACTGCCGGCCAGGGCTGGCTGTGGGCGACCGCGCTCGAGCGCGAGGTACCGGACCTGAAGGCGGAGTCGCTGACCACGGGCAGCGGCGCGTTCGACTTCCGGGTGCACCGGACGGGGACGTACCGGCAGTACCGGTCGGACCTGCGCTGGCAGTTGGAGCTGACGGCGTACGCGTTGCGCGAGGTCACGCACGTGCTGTTCGAGGCGGGCCGGCCGATGTTCGGTCAGCAGCGCGGGCAGATGTGGACGACCGACGTACCGATGCTCGACTCGGCCGGGATCCGGCACGGGCTGGTGTTCCACGGGTCGGAGATCCGCGATCCCGCGCAGCACCGGGCGCAGTACAAGTACTCGCCGTTCCGCAACCCCGAGGACGAGCTGACCAAGCGTCTGCAGGCCGCGAACAACCTGATGCGCCAGCACCTCGAGGGGTACCGCGGGCCGGTCTTCGTGACCACGCCCGACCTGCTCCAGTTCGTCGACAACGGCATCTGGTTGCCGTTGGCTGTCGACGTCGAGGAGTTCGCGTCGACCCAGCCGGTGCTCGAGCGTGAGGTTCCGGTGGTGCTGCACGCGCCGTCGGCGTCGGCGTTGAAGGGTTCGGCGTACGTCGACCCGGTGCTGACCGAGCTGGATGCGCGCGGGCTGATCAAGTACAACCGCGTCCAGGGTCTGCCGCATGCGGAGCTCGCCGAGATGGTGAAGAGCGCCGACATCGTGGTCGACCAGTTCCTGCTCGGTTCGTACGGCGTCTTCGCGTGCGAGGCGATGGCGGCCGGGCGGGTCACCGTCGGGCATATCGCCGACCCGGTCCGGGACCTGCTGCCGGCCGAGCTGCCGATCGCCGAAGCGACGCCGGACAACCTGGCGGAGGTGATCGAGCGGCTGGTCGCGGAGCGCGACACGGCCCGGAAGATCGCCGACGCGGGACCGTCGTACGTCCGCGATCTGCACGACGGGCGGAAGTCGGTCGCGGAGCTGCTGCCGTTCCTCAACAACGAGCTGACGTACGAGGACGAGAGCGACTAA
- a CDS encoding glycosyltransferase: MRILMIAQSPIAGDSRILREATALAAAGHTLHVIGRDVPADFEIGPGITVESVSRSSGLRSGNGGLTVGHGHSGPKVLAKRFGRWLLLPEHRSRTEKQWRLAAAPRVAAAGPVDVVHAHDFNTLELAAEYAAAWSAALVYDSHELWFDRALPGRPTPLWRARGRRYEISLASRARVVFTVSDGIAARLRSRGLADVRVVRNTFPRADDVPAAPARPEGLLYAGRVGAGRDLPTVVAAARQLAPFRTVLMGSVDPNYRLDLGPVETVPERSIDEVDDTLRTYGISLVTLTNTCENHRLALPNKLFHAVRAGVPVVAADLPELRAVVTRYQLGALYEPGNPDSLTTAVRTVIDNYPTYTEGVRKAATELNWEHDAATLVAAYADL; the protein is encoded by the coding sequence GTGCGGATTCTGATGATCGCGCAGTCCCCGATCGCCGGGGACTCGCGGATCCTGCGGGAGGCGACAGCGCTCGCCGCGGCCGGTCACACGCTGCATGTGATCGGCCGGGATGTTCCTGCAGACTTCGAGATCGGCCCGGGGATCACGGTCGAGTCCGTCTCCCGCTCCTCCGGGCTGCGGTCCGGGAACGGCGGGCTGACCGTCGGGCACGGGCATTCCGGTCCGAAGGTGCTGGCGAAGCGGTTCGGGCGGTGGTTGCTGCTGCCGGAGCATCGGTCGCGCACCGAGAAGCAGTGGCGGCTCGCCGCGGCTCCTCGGGTGGCCGCGGCTGGGCCGGTTGATGTGGTTCATGCGCATGACTTCAACACGCTCGAGCTTGCGGCTGAGTACGCCGCTGCTTGGTCGGCGGCTCTGGTTTACGACAGCCACGAGCTGTGGTTCGACCGGGCGTTGCCGGGGCGGCCTACGCCGTTGTGGCGTGCGCGTGGGCGTCGGTACGAGATCTCGCTGGCGTCACGGGCTCGGGTGGTGTTCACGGTCTCGGACGGGATCGCTGCTCGGCTGCGGTCGCGTGGGTTGGCGGATGTGCGGGTCGTGCGGAACACGTTCCCGCGCGCGGACGACGTACCTGCTGCGCCTGCTCGTCCTGAAGGCTTGCTGTACGCCGGGCGCGTCGGGGCCGGGCGGGATCTGCCGACTGTCGTCGCGGCGGCTCGTCAATTGGCGCCGTTCCGTACGGTGCTGATGGGGTCGGTGGATCCCAACTATCGTTTGGATCTCGGGCCGGTGGAGACCGTGCCCGAGCGCTCGATCGACGAGGTCGACGACACGCTGCGGACGTACGGCATCTCGCTGGTCACTCTCACCAATACCTGCGAGAACCACCGGTTGGCGCTTCCCAACAAACTCTTCCACGCCGTACGGGCAGGCGTGCCGGTGGTTGCTGCGGATCTTCCGGAGCTCCGGGCTGTCGTCACCAGGTACCAACTCGGTGCCCTGTACGAGCCCGGCAACCCCGACTCGCTGACCACCGCGGTCCGCACAGTCATCGACAACTACCCCACCTACACCGAAGGCGTCCGCAAAGCCGCCACAGAACTCAACTGGGAACACGACGCCGCCACGCTGGTGGCTGCTTACGCCGATCTCTGA
- a CDS encoding helix-turn-helix transcriptional regulator, with translation MKALGQFLQSRRSKVRPDDVGLPPGRDRRVSGLRREEVALLANVSVDYYVRLEQGRAGNPSTAVLTAVADALRLDRTERDHLRQLACSAPPAVPPKTAVRPQLRAMIEAMHELPALVVDRLSNVLAWNAAALEVVADFENGAERNLARLYFLDPSAREYYADWQTVARDAVALLRRASAEYADDTELSTLAAELRAASPDFDGFWTSNDVQNRSHCPKALNHPTAGRLTFTLESLQLPGDDGQHVITYTPADATTEAWLNRGERGQSPLAVS, from the coding sequence GTGAAGGCGTTGGGACAGTTCCTGCAGAGCCGGCGGTCGAAGGTACGGCCCGACGACGTCGGGTTGCCGCCCGGCCGGGATCGCCGGGTCAGCGGGCTGCGCCGCGAGGAGGTCGCGCTGCTGGCGAATGTGAGCGTCGACTACTACGTCCGCCTCGAGCAGGGCCGCGCCGGGAACCCGTCGACCGCGGTACTCACGGCGGTCGCGGACGCACTCCGCCTGGACCGGACCGAGCGGGACCACCTGAGGCAGTTGGCCTGCTCGGCGCCGCCCGCGGTACCGCCGAAGACCGCCGTACGGCCGCAGCTCCGAGCGATGATCGAGGCGATGCACGAACTGCCCGCGCTTGTGGTGGACCGGCTGAGCAACGTACTGGCCTGGAACGCGGCCGCGCTGGAGGTCGTCGCGGACTTCGAGAACGGGGCGGAGCGCAACCTCGCCCGTCTGTACTTCCTGGATCCGAGCGCCCGCGAGTACTACGCCGACTGGCAGACCGTCGCGCGGGACGCGGTCGCGCTACTTCGCAGAGCGTCAGCTGAGTACGCCGACGACACGGAACTGAGCACCCTGGCCGCTGAGCTCCGCGCAGCAAGCCCGGACTTCGACGGGTTCTGGACGTCCAACGACGTCCAGAACCGGTCCCACTGCCCGAAAGCCCTCAACCATCCCACCGCGGGCCGGCTGACCTTCACTCTGGAGTCCCTACAACTCCCGGGCGACGACGGCCAGCACGTCATCACCTACACGCCCGCCGACGCAACCACTGAGGCTTGGCTGAACCGCGGTGAACGCGGTCAGTCGCCGTTGGCAGTGTCGTAG
- a CDS encoding SDR family oxidoreductase has protein sequence MTNRIALVTGAASGIGAAVATRLAADGASVALLARRRDRLEKVAAQITESGGTALVVPADVSAPESVAAAAAVVHKEFGDVDLLVNNAGLMRVVPFADGPLDDWRRAIDVNLTGVVNVTHAFLPALKRSAATRTTDLINVSSLAGERINPGMAVYGASKAAVSHLTRTLRAELAPEGIRVTDLEPGMIDATELADTFPAELRSMVDDLRAGLPAVPVAEVADLIAYVVTRPRDVNLPHLVIQPSKEI, from the coding sequence ATGACCAACCGCATCGCACTCGTCACCGGCGCCGCCAGCGGTATCGGCGCCGCCGTCGCCACCCGTCTCGCCGCCGACGGCGCGTCCGTGGCACTGCTCGCCCGGCGCCGTGACCGCCTCGAGAAGGTCGCCGCGCAGATCACCGAGTCCGGCGGTACGGCGCTCGTCGTACCGGCCGATGTCTCCGCGCCGGAGTCCGTCGCCGCGGCGGCAGCCGTAGTACACAAGGAGTTCGGCGACGTCGATCTGCTGGTGAACAACGCCGGCCTGATGCGGGTCGTACCCTTCGCGGACGGCCCGCTCGACGACTGGCGCCGTGCCATCGACGTCAACCTGACCGGCGTCGTCAACGTCACGCACGCGTTCCTGCCCGCGCTCAAGCGCTCGGCCGCGACTCGTACGACCGACCTGATCAACGTGTCGTCCCTCGCCGGGGAGCGGATCAACCCCGGAATGGCGGTGTACGGCGCCTCCAAGGCCGCCGTCAGCCACCTGACCCGCACCCTCCGCGCCGAACTCGCCCCCGAAGGCATCCGCGTCACCGACCTCGAGCCCGGCATGATCGACGCCACCGAACTCGCCGACACGTTCCCGGCCGAACTCCGGTCCATGGTCGACGACCTGCGCGCGGGCCTGCCCGCCGTACCCGTCGCGGAGGTGGCGGACCTGATCGCGTACGTCGTCACTCGCCCACGCGACGTCAACCTCCCGCACCTGGTCATCCAGCCGTCGAAGGAGATCTAG